DNA from Prunus persica cultivar Lovell chromosome G6, Prunus_persica_NCBIv2, whole genome shotgun sequence:
tatatttatgcaAAATGCATCTTAAGCAGAAAACCCCAGAAGATTCAAAATATTGTCGTGTTAGAgaagataaataataaataaaaggaaaacatagaatccagattttttctttctttttttctggtcAGACCTTCTAGGTTTTCTATCTTAAAGTTCAGGTCAAATACTTTTAAAGGTAGAAGAATGCCGTTGAAACGGAGAATGAGAATAGTTTAAAGTTCACTCAGGATTGAACTTGTTACTGAGTCATTATGGCTCCAGTTGGGCTAAAATAAGTCCCAAATCTCTTTAACAGGCATCCCACAAGGTACATGGAAACTCGGTACAAGAATCTATATGTTATGACTTATCACCAGGGATTatcattatattctttttGGTTGCAAAGTTGTACGGAAAAATAATGACTCAAACAACATAATAATTTAGAAACAAACAGAACAAATCTTACACACCTCTTGAAGTGCCATGGTTGAATAGAAGATGCATAAGTTTCCCACCTACTTTTAGGCTTGCCTGTCTGCGAAACACCCTCTGAAAGTGTTGTAACCCACTGATATTAAAATTAGAAATagcagaaaacagaaaatgtcGAAAGTGATGGAAATTAATGtatgaaaagaaatttttggaaCATCTCTAGTTTGCAGTTTATTCTAGATAAATAAAGGATAAACCATTAAAAGATGACCACTTGTAACTTACAGTGAGTAAACCCTCACGTTTCAAACTTTCGATAGCTTCCTCTTCAGATTCTGGTGCTTGAATACATCCCTTCTCAAGATCTATCTCAATGATGCATGGGGGATGAGAATCTGCCATGTTTGCTTGTGAATCAATGCCGTTCTGGCAACTCGACTGAGCATCCATGCACATCTGACTTTTAGATGAATTataaacttttaaaaagttcAAATAGCCCAATACTGAAGCACATCGTAAACTGTTGCCTTCTTCGGGCAACATTGAAATGCTATAGACATCTGGGGCCTGCACAACAGAAGACTTCAAAATGCTGTGAACTTGAAACAGAAAAGTCTTATTTGAAACCACCACTGATGTTTTGTTAACTAGTTAACGATAACCAAAATGGGTCTAAAGTAGGAGCCAATAGTAATAACTGAAAGAGTAATGGAgaatccataaataaataaaaatgacttTATTAATGTATCCAGGTGAGTTAAGTCAAAAGGTCCTATCCAGGTGTAAGATGAAAACGTCAATTAGTCATACACATAGATATGTATCCCCTTTTGTTGAATAAATGAAAGCCAGACCGAGTTCAATGTCAAATTGTACACACGTTTTCGATTTCTAATGTAAATTATTAGACAAAGTCATACAGCAGTAGGTGTATTTATGCGCACAAAATATATGCATATGTAGAAAACTTATAAGGAGGCCTTCAATGTGGTCTAATAATCCAAATCATCCATTCGTTAAAACCCTATTCAAGGAACACcttacaaaaaacaaaaataaaataaaataataataaccaaaCCAGGAACTATTAAGTCATCTAAATATGATCAAACAAATAGACACCCAATGTGTTCCAGATAAACACTGAACATGATAGTCAAATGGTCAAACTTTTACCAGTTACTAATTTTTTCCATGGATGCTCCCTAATTAATGATCCAAAATTTAGATGGTTCAGATCATTGGACCACATTCAGGGATGGACCCAACGATGCTATCCTGTGTACTTCTTAGAAAACGGGATCCCACTAGAAAGGACTagtgtatataggtgtgaAATTATGTATGTATTCCGTGTTTAAGCATTAAATTTGCAATCAAAACAGCAGAacttccacacaaaaaaaaaaagcctaaaATTATTCCAGCACAATATTAAATATTGGAAGGTGGAAACTTACATGTGAGCTGTGAAAGGGACATTTCAGCTTTGCTGGAAGTGGAGCCTTCTCTAAAAGAAGAGGCAAAATATCTGGAATGAAATGCCATTATAAATATTGAAGGAGCTAACAGAGCTTACATGAACTAATTATCTacaattatctttttttctttagcacaggggagagagagagagagagagagagagagagagagataccaAGAGAGCAATGCTGGTCGACTTCATTAATAGTTTGCTTTagcaatttaaaatttgaacaGCTAACAGGTATGCTGCAACTTTGATCCACACTTCCCTGGATGTAAGGTTTTCCCGGCCAGTAATGTATGTGTTAGATTCATGCATGCATAAAACTGTacctcaaaataaaatttgacatTTAACATATGGTATTGATTGGAACTGCAAACTGGAACAAGACCGCTTCTATATGATGAATGCAAGCATTTAACTTCAAAATAATATAGCTAGGAGACTTTTTCCTGAATTATTGATAGGTTAGGTacctaaaaataatataagacAATCTTAATACTAAAGAAAGACGACATTGACTTGCAATTCAAAAGTTGAACAGCCGAATTTCAagctcaacaaaaaaatttaggaaagCTGTAAGCAACCTTTGATTAGAAAGGGGTATCAACGCCATGACTTGTAAAGACTACTCTAGTTCTACTAACATTTCTTTTCTCCTTCATTGAAAATAAAACGACTTACTAAATGaagtgaagaaaatataatagcATTATCCATCAGTCCACCAACAGTATAATAAAAGTCTCTATCAACCAGCTAGCTAAGTCTTGACCAAGAAAGAAAGCTCAACATAAAAATCTCCACCAATCCgcatgaagaaagaagaagggtTAAGGGGACATCTCTAAACCCATTCGATACCGATGCCTACAACGAAGCCCATCAGAAAATCAGAGTTGTAATGCAGTTTCAACGAAACCCACTTCATTTCGGAGACAATCAGCCTTGAATTGAACCATTGTTAGTGAACTGAGAGTCAATGAGCTAGTATTCATGAACCCAACAGATACCAGATTCTGCTGGGTGATGAAAAATTAGAAAGGCTTAGAATTATGCGCTTGATTTTGTAGTGCATCTAAAATTCTAGCGAGATTGTTAGTTGAAAAGACCAATTTTTTACCGCCTTCGAAGTTAAATTTTTTAGTAAGAGAAAAAACGTACAGTTTGAAGTTGAACCTAGAAGCAAGTCGAATTGGACAGGAAGAGCATATGTAGTGAGcaaaacttcaaattcaaGAGTCTGTAAACTCAAAGACAGTGTAAGCTTCGCAATGCAGAAGAGAAATGAGATTATTCATTTGGAAAATAGAAGATAAAGTGAAGGGATTTTACCTCGTCGGAGGCATTTACAGCCATTGCAGAGAGATTGTGTTCCAGAGAGAAGTTAAACACTTTCACAATTTCACACAGAGCGAGAAGTTAACGTTACAACTTACATCGGATGAAGGAgtgcttttttctcttttctcttttcttttttcttttccagctACTAGTCCTTCACATAAAAATATTAGTAaatctaataaataaaagaattaattataatttaatattagTAGTTACATACTTAAgacatattaatttatttttttttaatttttataatcacaTATcccaatattttaaatttattacaatataattctGCCGTTATGATTTTCGTTAAATTTCTCAGTTAGCTGTCTATGTAGCATTAGAgatctcttgtttttttttttttataattttaaattgattaaaatataaataaaatattaaaaaccaaaacaaaatcaaaaaaccactctctctcctctcccccATCGATTTATTCTCCCCCTCCCCTCTACGCTTCCCCCCATTCCCATGACCACCACCTGCCCCCACCCTAGCTGGCAActacaaaaaagagaaaacaaaaaaatcatcgGCAGAACCCAGAACCCCAGCAACTacagaaaagagagagaaaaaaatcatCCATAGAAACCCCCCAACACACCCCCACCCCACCCCAAAACGAATCCAACAACCCAGACCCCATCCCCCCGATTTCCCTTTGTTTGAACTCCAGGCTTGGGTGCCATTGGTGCTTGTGGATCGTTTGGATGCTGCCATTGGAGCCGATTTTCCTTGGGGCTGCAACCCATATTGTTCGGTTAAGACACCAAACTCGTCCATATCAGAAATTGAGAGAAATGGTCCACAATTGAGCTACAAATAATcgaaattttgacaaaaagaaaaaatgggtTTGATTGAGCTATGAACTGAGGATTTTGTTgaacaaagaaattcaaaatctgGGTATATCTAATTGATCTATGATCTACACTGTaattggaaaagaaacaaaaaattaaaaagtaaaaacaggGATGGGTGTAGGGAACGAAGGTGGGGATggtggaaaagaagaggaaggatGGGGCGGCGGAGATGCTGGGTATGGGTTGGGGGTTGGTGACGGCTGGGGAGTTTGGTCGGATTAATGGTGTGGGgtttttaattgttgttacatttttaattttttatgtttttttatatttaagttaattatttttaactccatattaaatatttttaattaagcaaATTAACAGAATTGAAATATGGGACtaaatttgttaattattgCAATTACAGtgatgaaattcaaatttaatttcgAAATAAATTTTAGTgactaaaaatataattaactcttttattatatgtaaaaccaaaaaataaaagattagcCGCATGTGAAGCTTAAAAGTGGGGAAAAGGTTTGATGGCATGGCACGGACATTCAGACAAAAAGTTAATCACAGGTAGGACTAGAGGCAGTCACGGGCTCATTTTAACTATTTCAGTGGTCCCACCCCACCCTGCTCCCCTCCTTTGAGGCGGTGACATTGTGACTGCGACGTGGTACGGCGCTGAAGTCTAAAATAGGAGAGAGTATTGGGTAGCGGACATTGTTGTGTAGGGCTGTTGCATAGAGCAGTGGGACCCGCCCTCTTGTGAGTGTGCTGGTACCTAATGTTTTGTGATTATGTGGTTTTGCTCTGCTGCTGGGAATTAATGATCATCTTCGACATACAATCATGTTTGGATGTGGTTTTCGAAATTATGGGACTTCCTTTTGCTTGGTTGTTTCAACTTTCATGAATGGCGTCAATGCCAAcctgtattttctttttattattattattttttaaaggtaCAATTTGtatatcatatattttaaTGAATTACGAACCTACATATTTACACGCATTTCGTTTAATATGAATCATTAcaataattcaattataaAAAGCAAGCCACATCAGCTAATTTAATTTTAGTGTTAATTTAAAGACGGAGAATGGTGAAGGAAAGAATAATTTATTGTTGATTGAGAAGTGATGGACTTGAATTGTGGATCCACCTAAGTCCAAAAGATTCTTCAAGGATTTCTAATTCGCCTCTTTTTATCTATGTTTTCTCCCTTTCCCTCTCTTATCCAAGTTAATTTTGTTGGGCGATAAGGTTCTTTGGCTGCTCTACACAGAGATATGATGCTCCAAAAAGACTCACAAATGAATTGAaatcaattttttggaaggtaaaaaaaaatgagcaTCGGGAGCCAAAGTATTGGTAAAAGGGATAATGGAACGGAGTTAgccattaatttaaaaaataataataatttaaaattagtgTAGCTTACGTGGCTTGAGCTTCAACCATTGGATTTTTGTGACGATTCAGATTAAGTCAAATATGTGTAAATGCACAATATGTAAATGTAGAGGCTCAAGATTTCATTTTAACTACCTTTTTTTTAGCCCAACGATTCATTTTAGACCACACTTATGAAACAAGTGTTGTGCGAAAACACTCTAAGACCTTATCGTTGATGTACTACACAACCGGCAAGCACACACACAAGCCACACGAGAACAAAGCAAACACACAGCCACAAAGTAAAGCAAACACATAGAGAACGCAAGAATTTATAGAGGTTCGGCGTTGTACTTATGCCCTCTTGGTGACCCACCCAAGAAATTTACTAGTATACAAAAACAACTTTGGTTATAATGAAGAATCCCATTAGTTCTCACAAGAAACCCTAGCTCTCTTTTCGCTCACCCTTGCTCAAATCCAATTTGATGCCCCTTAAAAACCCTAGCACTAacatgcctatttataggtaGTAAAATCATATACGGAATAGGAAACCTAAAACTCCCAAAATTCAATGAAAAATTATCGTAAAACGAGTAGGATCATTTTTCATTGGATTTTGA
Protein-coding regions in this window:
- the LOC18772852 gene encoding uncharacterized protein LOC18772852 isoform X3 → MDNAIIFSSLHLGSVDQSCSIPVSCSNFKLLKQTINEVDQHCSLDILPLLLEKAPLPAKLKCPFHSSHSSVVQAPDVYSISMLPEEGNSLRCASVLGYLNFLKVYNSSKSQMCMDAQSSCQNGIDSQANMADSHPPCIIEIDLEKGCIQAPESEEEAIESLKREGLLTRVFRRQASLKVGGKLMHLLFNHGTSRDNPVPEKVHETPNNRWRRCKRTASFDSRKVVFLFSILSSLGTLVLIYLTLRVRQSADGFIHV
- the LOC18772852 gene encoding uncharacterized protein LOC18772852 isoform X2, which codes for MAVNASDEVQLQTGSVDQSCSIPVSCSNFKLLKQTINEVDQHCSLDILPLLLEKAPLPAKLKCPFHSSHSSVVQAPDVYSISMLPEEGNSLRCASVLGYLNFLKVYNSSKSQMCMDAQSSCQNGIDSQANMADSHPPCIIEIDLEKGCIQAPESEEEAIESLKREGLLTRVFRRQASLKVGGKLMHLLFNHGTSRDNPVPEKVHETPNNRWRRCKRTASFDSRKVVFLFSILSSLGTLVLIYLTLRVRQSADGFIHV
- the LOC18772852 gene encoding uncharacterized protein LOC18772852 isoform X9 yields the protein MAVNASDEGSVDQSCSIPVSCSNFKLLKQTINEVDQHCSLEKAPLPAKLKCPFHSSHAPDVYSISMLPEEGNSLRCASVLGYLNFLKVYNSSKSQMCMDAQSSCQNGIDSQANMADSHPPCIIEIDLEKGCIQAPESEEEAIESLKREGLLTRVFRRQASLKVGGKLMHLLFNHGTSRDNPVPEKVHETPNNRWRRCKRTASFDSRKVVFLFSILSSLGTLVLIYLTLRVRQSADGFIHV
- the LOC18772852 gene encoding uncharacterized protein LOC18772852 isoform X1, which gives rise to MAVNASDEGKPYIQGSVDQSCSIPVSCSNFKLLKQTINEVDQHCSLDILPLLLEKAPLPAKLKCPFHSSHSSVVQAPDVYSISMLPEEGNSLRCASVLGYLNFLKVYNSSKSQMCMDAQSSCQNGIDSQANMADSHPPCIIEIDLEKGCIQAPESEEEAIESLKREGLLTRVFRRQASLKVGGKLMHLLFNHGTSRDNPVPEKVHETPNNRWRRCKRTASFDSRKVVFLFSILSSLGTLVLIYLTLRVRQSADGFIHV
- the LOC18772852 gene encoding uncharacterized protein LOC18772852 isoform X8; translation: MAVNASDEGKPYIQGSVDQSCSIPVSCSNFKLLKQTINEVDQHCSLEKAPLPAKLKCPFHSSHAPDVYSISMLPEEGNSLRCASVLGYLNFLKVYNSSKSQMCMDAQSSCQNGIDSQANMADSHPPCIIEIDLEKGCIQAPESEEEAIESLKREGLLTRVFRRQASLKVGGKLMHLLFNHGTSRDNPVPEKVHETPNNRWRRCKRTASFDSRKVVFLFSILSSLGTLVLIYLTLRVRQSADGFIHV
- the LOC18772852 gene encoding uncharacterized protein LOC18772852 isoform X6; amino-acid sequence: MAVNASDEGKPYIQGSVDQSCSIPVSCSNFKLLKQTINEVDQHCSLEKAPLPAKLKCPFHSSHSSVVQAPDVYSISMLPEEGNSLRCASVLGYLNFLKVYNSSKSQMCMDAQSSCQNGIDSQANMADSHPPCIIEIDLEKGCIQAPESEEEAIESLKREGLLTRVFRRQASLKVGGKLMHLLFNHGTSRDNPVPEKVHETPNNRWRRCKRTASFDSRKVVFLFSILSSLGTLVLIYLTLRVRQSADGFIHV
- the LOC18772852 gene encoding uncharacterized protein LOC18772852 isoform X4 — its product is MAVNASDEGKPYIQGSVDQSCSIPVSCSNFKLLKQTINEVDQHCSLDILPLLLEKAPLPAKLKCPFHSSHAPDVYSISMLPEEGNSLRCASVLGYLNFLKVYNSSKSQMCMDAQSSCQNGIDSQANMADSHPPCIIEIDLEKGCIQAPESEEEAIESLKREGLLTRVFRRQASLKVGGKLMHLLFNHGTSRDNPVPEKVHETPNNRWRRCKRTASFDSRKVVFLFSILSSLGTLVLIYLTLRVRQSADGFIHV
- the LOC18772852 gene encoding uncharacterized protein LOC18772852 isoform X5, whose product is MAVNASDEGSVDQSCSIPVSCSNFKLLKQTINEVDQHCSLDILPLLLEKAPLPAKLKCPFHSSHSSVVQAPDVYSISMLPEEGNSLRCASVLGYLNFLKVYNSSKSQMCMDAQSSCQNGIDSQANMADSHPPCIIEIDLEKGCIQAPESEEEAIESLKREGLLTRVFRRQASLKVGGKLMHLLFNHGTSRDNPVPEKVHETPNNRWRRCKRTASFDSRKVVFLFSILSSLGTLVLIYLTLRVRQSADGFIHV
- the LOC18772852 gene encoding uncharacterized protein LOC18772852 isoform X7, yielding MAVNASDEGSVDQSCSIPVSCSNFKLLKQTINEVDQHCSLDILPLLLEKAPLPAKLKCPFHSSHAPDVYSISMLPEEGNSLRCASVLGYLNFLKVYNSSKSQMCMDAQSSCQNGIDSQANMADSHPPCIIEIDLEKGCIQAPESEEEAIESLKREGLLTRVFRRQASLKVGGKLMHLLFNHGTSRDNPVPEKVHETPNNRWRRCKRTASFDSRKVVFLFSILSSLGTLVLIYLTLRVRQSADGFIHV